The following are encoded in a window of Corynebacterium marinum DSM 44953 genomic DNA:
- a CDS encoding Na/Pi symporter produces the protein MAKDKVMFRRGFAAASVHDMYNLLSVAIFFPLELLFSPLERLSAWASARIAGEDVGPAGRGFEAAGAAVGYLTRPGVVLLEGAASPLGEVAGGITLVAVGVVMILAVITLISKMLKQLLVGTAEKIFATALGRGAWSGVLSGTVVTMLVQSSTTTTSLAVPFAATGKFSLRQIFYFVVGANIGTTLTALIAAFGFTGIEARAALGAALVHLFYNLLAAALILLVPWLRRLPPEGADILARLATENKLYVLGWMLLIFLIIPGTLILLTVVF, from the coding sequence ATGGCCAAAGACAAGGTCATGTTTCGCCGGGGTTTCGCCGCCGCCAGCGTGCACGACATGTACAACCTGCTCTCCGTGGCGATCTTCTTCCCGCTGGAGCTGTTGTTCTCCCCGCTGGAAAGGCTCTCCGCCTGGGCGTCCGCCAGGATCGCGGGGGAGGACGTGGGACCGGCGGGAAGAGGTTTCGAGGCCGCGGGTGCCGCGGTCGGCTACCTCACCAGGCCGGGGGTGGTCCTGCTGGAAGGCGCGGCCTCGCCGCTCGGCGAGGTGGCCGGCGGCATCACCCTGGTGGCGGTGGGTGTGGTGATGATCCTCGCGGTGATCACGCTCATCAGCAAGATGCTCAAGCAGCTGCTGGTGGGCACCGCGGAGAAGATCTTCGCCACCGCCCTGGGCCGGGGCGCGTGGTCGGGGGTGCTCTCCGGGACGGTGGTGACCATGCTGGTCCAGTCCTCGACCACCACGACTTCGCTGGCGGTGCCGTTCGCGGCCACAGGCAAGTTCAGCCTGCGGCAGATCTTCTACTTCGTGGTCGGCGCCAACATCGGCACTACTCTGACGGCGCTCATCGCGGCCTTCGGTTTCACCGGCATCGAGGCGCGGGCGGCTCTCGGCGCCGCCCTGGTCCACCTGTTCTACAATCTGCTGGCCGCTGCGTTGATCCTGCTGGTCCCCTGGCTGCGGCGGCTTCCGCCGGAGGGGGCGGACATCCTGGCGCGGCTGGCAACGGAGAACAAACTCTACGTGCTGGGCTGGATGCTCCTGATCTTCCTGATCATCCCCGGCACGCTGATCCTCCTCACCGTGGTGTTCTGA
- a CDS encoding A/G-specific adenine glycosylase, which produces MFVSPLLTWFDRNERPLAWRHPDTGAWGILLSEVMSQQTPVARVEPVWREWMARWPDPASFARASPDEVLRAWGKLGYPRRALRLLDCAGQIVSRHDGRVPDDVEQLLALPGIGDYTARAVACFAYGKNVPVVDTNVRRVHRRAVEGRFLAGAASKSELAAGAELLPGDGRGPRFSAALMELGALVCTAASPACGECPLRAGCAWVAAGSPRPSPEELAKKKVQKFVGTDRQVRGLIMDVLRANDAAVPQSAIDVVWPDGAQRSRALHSLLEDGLAEQDGRGYFHLPR; this is translated from the coding sequence ATGTTCGTCTCCCCCCTGCTGACCTGGTTCGACCGCAATGAACGCCCGCTGGCCTGGCGGCATCCTGACACCGGCGCCTGGGGCATCCTGCTCAGCGAGGTCATGAGCCAGCAGACCCCGGTCGCCCGCGTGGAACCAGTGTGGCGGGAGTGGATGGCCCGGTGGCCGGACCCGGCGTCGTTCGCTCGGGCCTCCCCAGACGAGGTGCTGCGCGCGTGGGGCAAGCTGGGCTATCCGCGCCGCGCCCTGCGGCTGCTGGACTGCGCCGGGCAGATCGTGTCGCGTCACGACGGCCGAGTCCCCGACGACGTCGAGCAGCTCCTCGCCCTGCCCGGCATCGGCGACTACACGGCGCGGGCCGTGGCGTGTTTCGCGTACGGGAAGAATGTACCGGTCGTCGACACGAACGTGCGCCGGGTGCACCGCCGGGCAGTGGAGGGGCGCTTTCTGGCGGGGGCGGCGTCGAAAAGCGAGCTGGCGGCGGGGGCGGAGCTCTTGCCCGGGGACGGCCGCGGACCGCGGTTCTCCGCCGCGCTGATGGAACTCGGCGCGCTGGTGTGCACGGCGGCCTCACCGGCGTGCGGCGAATGTCCGCTGCGTGCCGGGTGCGCCTGGGTGGCTGCCGGCAGCCCCCGACCGAGCCCGGAGGAACTGGCGAAGAAGAAGGTGCAGAAGTTCGTCGGCACCGATCGCCAGGTGCGCGGGCTGATCATGGACGTGCTGCGCGCCAACGACGCGGCGGTGCCGCAGTCGGCCATCGACGTGGTGTGGCCCGACGGGGCGCAACGCTCACGCGCCCTGCACTCGTTGCTCGAGGACGGGCTGGCGGAACAGGACGGACGGGGTTACTTCCACCTGCCGCGGTAG
- a CDS encoding carbonic anhydrase, which yields MPLKDVAKEPQAVWDALQAGNQRFVLQQQERPNQDIVRRTELRDGQYPRAAVLSCSDSRVPVEMIFDVGLGDLFVVRTAGEILDPSVLGSLEYAIKSLGVELVVVMGHESCGAVAATAEALSGGTIPNGLERILIEKVAPSILEARARGMNSSDDFERQHIIETVVQIKHRLAPLRDGIAEGSCGIVGLRYKLSDGSVEHVIADGVE from the coding sequence ATGCCCCTGAAAGATGTCGCAAAGGAACCCCAGGCAGTCTGGGATGCGCTGCAGGCCGGAAACCAACGGTTCGTCCTCCAGCAGCAGGAACGCCCCAACCAGGACATCGTCCGCCGCACTGAGCTGCGCGACGGACAGTACCCCCGCGCGGCGGTCCTCTCCTGTTCCGATTCCCGCGTCCCCGTCGAGATGATCTTCGACGTCGGCCTGGGCGACCTCTTCGTCGTCCGCACAGCCGGCGAGATCCTCGACCCCAGCGTCCTCGGCTCCCTCGAGTACGCCATCAAGTCTCTCGGCGTGGAACTGGTCGTGGTCATGGGGCACGAATCCTGCGGCGCGGTCGCCGCCACAGCGGAGGCCCTGTCCGGGGGGACGATCCCCAACGGTCTGGAACGCATCCTCATCGAGAAGGTCGCCCCCTCCATCCTCGAGGCGCGCGCCCGGGGGATGAACTCCAGCGACGACTTCGAACGGCAGCACATCATCGAGACGGTCGTGCAGATCAAGCACCGCCTCGCCCCGCTGCGCGACGGCATCGCCGAGGGCAGCTGCGGCATCGTCGGCCTGCGCTACAAGCTTTCCGACGGCTCCGTCGAGCACGTCATCGCCGACGGCGTCGAGTAG
- a CDS encoding DUF4236 domain-containing protein, with protein sequence MGITFRKRKKLGKNSWLNLSGSGASASTRVGPVTINSRGGLWVNLPGGLNYRGRWK encoded by the coding sequence ATGGGTATCACGTTCCGCAAGCGAAAGAAGCTGGGCAAAAACAGCTGGCTGAATCTCTCGGGGTCCGGCGCGTCCGCCTCCACCCGGGTCGGCCCGGTGACCATCAACAGCCGCGGCGGCCTCTGGGTGAACCTGCCCGGCGGCCTGAACTACCGCGGCAGGTGGAAGTAA
- a CDS encoding ATP-dependent Clp protease ATP-binding subunit has protein sequence MFERFTDRARRVIVLAQEEARLLNHNYIGTEHILLGLIHEGEGVAAKALESMGISLDAVRQEVEEIIGHGTQPHTGHIPFTPRAKKVLELSLREGLQMGHKYIGTEFLLLGLIREGEGVAAQVLVKLGADLPRVRQQVIQLLSGYEGGQGANPESTPEAGAGPVGAGTGAARGGAGQGGPGDRSSSLVLDQFGRNLTQAAKDGKLDPVVGREKEIERIMQVLSRRTKNNPVLIGEPGVGKTAVVEGLALDIVNGKVPETLKDKQVYSLDLGSLVAGSRYRGDFEERLKKVLKEINQRGDIILFIDEIHTLVGAGAAEGAIDAASLLKPKLARGELQTIGATTLDEYRKHIEKDAALERRFQPVQVPEPSVELTIEILKGLRDRYEAHHRVSITDGALVAAANLSDRYINDRFLPDKAVDLIDEAGARMRIKRMTAPEGLREIDERIADVRREKEAAIDAQDFEKAAGLRDKERKLGEERSAKEKQWRSGDLEEIAEVGEEQIAEVLGAWTGIPVFKLTEEESSRLLRMEDELHKRIIGQDEAVKAVSRAIRRTRAGLKDPKRPSGSFIFAGPSGVGKTELSKALAAFLFGDEDSLIQIDMGEFHDRFTASRLFGAPPGYVGYEEGGQLTEKVRRKPFSVVLFDEIEKAHKEIYNTLLQVLEDGRLTDGQGRVVDFKNTVIIFTSNLGTQDISKAVGMGFTGSNETDSVAQYDRMKNKVNDELKKHFRPEFLNRIDEIVVFHQLTRDQIVQMVELLIDRVAKALAAKDMGIELTDKAKALLAQRGFDPVLGARPLRRTIQREIEDTMSEKILFGELGAGEIVTVDVDGWDGESKDTDSATFTFTPRPKPLPEGTFSEMSPEAAEAVRDVEADTIAADVPDVPEITDDLFTEGLDEGPAGAGSSQPQR, from the coding sequence ATGTTTGAACGGTTCACCGATCGTGCACGCCGCGTCATCGTGCTGGCGCAGGAGGAAGCGCGGCTGCTCAACCACAATTACATCGGCACCGAGCACATCCTGCTCGGCCTCATCCATGAGGGCGAGGGTGTGGCGGCGAAGGCTCTGGAGTCCATGGGCATTTCGCTGGACGCCGTGCGCCAGGAGGTTGAGGAGATCATCGGTCACGGCACTCAGCCGCACACCGGCCACATCCCCTTCACCCCGCGCGCCAAGAAGGTCCTGGAGCTCTCGCTCCGGGAGGGCCTGCAGATGGGGCACAAGTACATCGGCACCGAGTTCCTGCTGCTCGGCCTCATCCGTGAGGGCGAGGGCGTCGCAGCCCAGGTCCTGGTGAAGCTGGGCGCCGACCTGCCGCGCGTGCGTCAGCAGGTCATCCAGCTGCTCTCCGGTTACGAGGGCGGGCAGGGCGCGAACCCGGAGTCCACCCCCGAGGCGGGCGCAGGCCCGGTCGGCGCCGGCACCGGTGCGGCCCGGGGAGGCGCCGGCCAGGGCGGACCCGGCGACCGTTCCAGCTCGCTCGTGCTCGATCAGTTCGGCCGGAACCTCACCCAGGCGGCGAAGGACGGCAAGCTCGACCCGGTCGTCGGCCGCGAGAAGGAAATCGAGCGCATCATGCAGGTGCTCTCGCGTCGAACCAAGAACAACCCGGTCCTCATCGGCGAGCCCGGTGTGGGCAAGACGGCGGTTGTCGAGGGCCTGGCCCTGGACATCGTCAACGGTAAGGTGCCGGAGACCCTCAAGGACAAGCAGGTCTACTCCCTGGATCTGGGTTCGCTGGTGGCAGGTTCCCGTTACCGCGGCGACTTCGAGGAGCGCCTGAAGAAGGTGCTCAAGGAGATCAACCAGCGCGGCGACATCATCCTGTTCATCGACGAGATCCACACCCTGGTCGGTGCGGGCGCGGCCGAGGGCGCGATCGACGCGGCCTCGCTGCTCAAGCCGAAGCTGGCCCGCGGCGAACTGCAGACCATCGGCGCCACCACGCTGGACGAGTACCGCAAGCACATCGAGAAGGACGCCGCCCTGGAGCGACGTTTCCAGCCCGTCCAGGTGCCGGAGCCCTCCGTCGAGCTGACGATCGAGATTCTCAAGGGTCTGCGCGACCGTTACGAGGCGCACCACCGCGTCTCCATCACCGACGGTGCGCTGGTCGCCGCCGCGAACCTCTCCGACCGCTACATCAACGACCGTTTCCTGCCGGACAAGGCAGTCGACCTCATCGATGAGGCCGGCGCCCGCATGCGCATCAAGCGCATGACCGCCCCGGAGGGTCTGCGCGAGATCGACGAGCGCATCGCCGACGTCCGCCGCGAGAAGGAGGCGGCGATCGACGCGCAGGACTTCGAGAAGGCCGCCGGCCTGCGCGACAAGGAGCGCAAGCTGGGCGAGGAGCGCTCCGCGAAGGAGAAGCAGTGGCGCTCCGGCGATCTCGAGGAGATCGCGGAGGTCGGCGAGGAGCAGATCGCCGAGGTCCTGGGCGCCTGGACCGGCATCCCGGTGTTCAAGTTGACGGAGGAGGAGTCCTCCCGACTGCTGCGTATGGAAGATGAGCTGCACAAGCGGATCATCGGCCAGGACGAGGCGGTCAAGGCTGTCTCGCGTGCGATCCGCCGCACCCGTGCCGGGCTGAAGGACCCGAAGCGCCCCTCCGGCTCCTTTATCTTCGCCGGCCCGTCCGGAGTGGGTAAGACGGAGCTGTCGAAGGCTCTCGCGGCCTTCCTCTTCGGCGACGAGGACTCCCTGATCCAGATCGACATGGGCGAGTTCCACGACCGCTTCACCGCGTCGCGCCTCTTCGGCGCTCCCCCCGGGTACGTCGGCTACGAGGAGGGCGGCCAGCTCACCGAGAAGGTCCGTCGCAAGCCGTTCTCCGTCGTGCTCTTCGACGAGATCGAGAAGGCGCACAAGGAGATCTACAACACGCTCCTCCAGGTTCTCGAGGACGGCCGTCTCACCGACGGCCAGGGCCGTGTCGTCGATTTCAAGAACACGGTGATCATCTTCACCTCGAACCTGGGCACCCAGGATATTTCGAAGGCCGTGGGCATGGGCTTCACCGGCAGCAATGAGACGGACTCCGTCGCGCAGTACGACCGGATGAAGAACAAGGTCAACGACGAGCTGAAGAAGCACTTCCGGCCGGAGTTCCTCAACCGTATCGACGAGATCGTGGTCTTCCACCAGCTGACCCGCGACCAGATCGTCCAGATGGTCGAACTGCTCATCGACCGCGTGGCGAAGGCCCTGGCAGCCAAGGACATGGGTATCGAGCTCACCGACAAGGCCAAGGCTCTCCTGGCCCAGCGCGGTTTCGATCCGGTGCTCGGCGCCCGCCCGCTGCGCCGCACCATCCAGCGCGAGATCGAGGACACCATGTCCGAGAAGATCCTCTTCGGCGAGCTCGGTGCCGGCGAGATCGTCACGGTCGACGTCGACGGCTGGGACGGGGAGTCGAAGGACACCGACAGCGCCACTTTCACCTTCACCCCGCGCCCGAAGCCGCTGCCCGAGGGAACTTTCTCGGAGATGTCTCCGGAGGCCGCTGAGGCTGTGCGCGACGTCGAAGCGGACACCATAGCCGCGGATGTCCCGGATGTCCCCGAGATCACCGACGACCTGTTCACTGAGGGTCTCGACGAGGGTCCCGCAGGCGCGGGGAGCTCGCAGCCCCAGCGCTAA